A single Pseudodesulfovibrio aespoeensis Aspo-2 DNA region contains:
- a CDS encoding class I SAM-dependent methyltransferase, whose product MNIEESYELYLRLREHMVMLLHAMDNPYPPHERTRHALEGSVKYSDCYTIQKLLEAQKPKRCLEIGSFLGFSTRWLLECGSAWDMHVTAVDPNIRHRVFDNPRWMVESMNARFLQGRLDIISGFFGAHGQWTSDYDTYLPNRSREWVSRLIATRQELDGGWEETFDCIYIDADHSYNAVVDGFRHALKLLAPGGSIIFHDAVSWPGVNRALREFRVEFDGLARVEILEGTGVFDHPKLAAEAIRHSDGIGYFKLRPGPVHAAQRAPLHTGTGASR is encoded by the coding sequence ATGAACATCGAAGAAAGCTACGAGCTGTACCTCCGGCTGCGTGAGCACATGGTCATGTTGTTGCACGCCATGGACAACCCGTATCCGCCCCATGAACGGACCAGACACGCGCTGGAAGGAAGCGTCAAATACAGCGACTGCTATACTATCCAGAAACTCCTCGAAGCCCAGAAGCCCAAGCGGTGCCTGGAGATCGGCAGCTTTCTCGGCTTCTCGACGCGGTGGCTTCTGGAATGCGGCAGCGCCTGGGACATGCACGTCACTGCCGTGGACCCAAACATCCGACACCGCGTCTTCGACAACCCCCGCTGGATGGTCGAGAGCATGAACGCCAGGTTCCTCCAGGGCAGGCTGGACATCATATCCGGCTTCTTCGGCGCGCACGGGCAGTGGACGAGCGACTACGACACCTACCTCCCCAACCGCTCCCGCGAGTGGGTCAGCCGACTCATCGCGACCAGACAGGAACTGGACGGCGGGTGGGAGGAGACATTCGACTGCATCTACATCGACGCGGACCACTCGTACAACGCCGTGGTGGACGGTTTTCGCCACGCGCTGAAGCTCCTGGCGCCTGGAGGATCAATCATCTTCCACGACGCGGTCAGCTGGCCCGGCGTGAACCGGGCGCTCAGGGAATTCCGGGTCGAATTCGACGGTCTGGCCAGGGTCGAGATACTGGAGGGCACGGGCGTGTTCGACCATCCGAAACTGGCGGCTGAGGCGATCCGGCACTCGGACGGCATCGGCTACTTCAAGCTGCGGCCCGGGCCCGTCCACGCCGCCCAGAGAGCGCCCCTGCACACCGGAACCGGTGCCTCCCGATAG
- a CDS encoding class I SAM-dependent methyltransferase — MIRAILPYFLQSALWGDRRRYGTLANSNDEEWIKWQQQRYHAFYDQYLKRGTLGKIHDLCYDVVSKINFQGKNVLEIGPGRIDHLRYMNTRPDHYTIMDVAPECLDIASNQLEQWGVTYSAILLSTETRWAFPVQPKSYDVVIAFNCLEHMTPLDKYLQSIDRLLTDCKVPVN; from the coding sequence ATGATACGTGCAATCCTTCCATATTTCCTACAATCCGCTCTTTGGGGAGATCGGCGCCGTTACGGAACGCTTGCCAACTCCAACGACGAAGAGTGGATCAAGTGGCAGCAGCAGCGATACCACGCGTTTTATGACCAGTATTTGAAGAGGGGTACCCTCGGCAAGATTCACGATTTATGCTACGATGTTGTCTCGAAAATAAATTTTCAAGGGAAAAACGTTCTGGAGATTGGTCCGGGCAGGATTGATCATCTCCGATACATGAACACACGTCCGGATCACTACACGATCATGGATGTCGCGCCTGAGTGCCTTGACATTGCCTCAAACCAACTGGAGCAGTGGGGGGTGACCTATTCAGCCATACTCTTGAGTACCGAAACCCGATGGGCGTTTCCTGTTCAGCCCAAGTCTTATGATGTGGTCATTGCCTTCAATTGCCTGGAACACATGACCCCTCTGGACAAGTATCTGCAATCCATCGATAGACTCCTGACAGACTGTAAAGTCCCCGTAAACTAG
- a CDS encoding PocR ligand-binding domain-containing protein, with the protein MADMSGVLTGDRAISIIMLKNHEGRDFQMHLTDLQPKEKWVELQQELHDRFHLNADVMDRDGTRLTGNTWGNDLCRAIREDAKGHGAICAPAGQVFVHLMQEGRAAFVEECDAGMVRISVPVIKDGELLGSVGGCGLMPEEGEVDEFMVEMSTDMDAETVAGLAKTVPVASEQRVREILEFIEARVAELIT; encoded by the coding sequence ATGGCGGACATGTCCGGCGTGCTCACCGGAGACAGGGCAATCTCCATCATCATGCTCAAGAATCACGAGGGAAGGGATTTTCAGATGCATCTGACCGATTTGCAACCAAAGGAAAAATGGGTTGAGTTGCAGCAGGAGCTGCACGACCGCTTTCATCTCAACGCCGATGTCATGGACCGGGACGGCACCCGGCTGACGGGCAACACCTGGGGCAACGACCTGTGCCGGGCCATCCGCGAGGATGCCAAGGGGCACGGGGCCATCTGTGCCCCTGCCGGGCAGGTGTTCGTCCACCTGATGCAGGAGGGCCGGGCCGCGTTCGTCGAGGAGTGCGACGCCGGCATGGTGCGCATCAGCGTCCCGGTGATCAAGGACGGCGAACTGCTCGGCTCGGTGGGCGGCTGCGGCTTGATGCCCGAGGAGGGCGAGGTGGACGAGTTCATGGTCGAGATGTCCACGGACATGGACGCCGAGACCGTGGCCGGGCTGGCCAAGACTGTCCCTGTTGCTTCAGAACAGCGTGTGCGCGAGATTTTGGAGTTCATCGAGGCCAGAGTGGCCGAGTTGATCACCTAA
- a CDS encoding dimethylarginine dimethylaminohydrolase family protein yields MFTHAITRRPSAEMANGITTADLGTPDYHLALAQHKAYCLTLAVLGLDVTVLDAEPGYPDCCFVEDTAVVCDHVAALAPLGAPSRQGEETSIEPVLARFRPVVRVRPPALFEGGDVLQVDDTFFIGLSERTNMAGAKALGNTLARHGSTWHAMEMGETLHFKTDVSFIGDNTLLVSPFFETAPELARFRRIVVDENEAYARNCLFINGTVIVPAGFPRTLAAIKGLGRPTIELDMSEFRKLDGGLTCLSLRF; encoded by the coding sequence ATGTTCACGCACGCCATCACCCGCCGCCCGTCCGCAGAGATGGCCAACGGCATCACCACCGCCGACCTTGGAACCCCGGATTACCACTTGGCCCTGGCCCAGCACAAGGCGTATTGCCTGACCCTGGCTGTCCTCGGCCTCGACGTGACCGTGCTCGACGCCGAGCCGGGGTATCCGGACTGCTGCTTTGTCGAGGACACCGCCGTGGTCTGCGACCATGTGGCGGCCCTGGCCCCTCTGGGCGCGCCTTCGCGCCAGGGTGAGGAGACATCCATCGAGCCAGTGCTGGCCCGGTTCAGGCCCGTGGTCCGCGTCAGGCCGCCCGCTCTGTTCGAGGGCGGCGATGTGCTCCAGGTGGACGACACCTTCTTCATCGGCCTGTCCGAGCGCACCAACATGGCCGGGGCCAAGGCTCTGGGCAACACCCTGGCCCGGCACGGCTCCACGTGGCACGCCATGGAGATGGGCGAGACCCTGCATTTCAAGACCGATGTCAGCTTCATCGGCGACAACACCCTGCTCGTGTCGCCCTTTTTCGAGACCGCGCCTGAGCTGGCCCGGTTCCGACGCATCGTGGTGGACGAGAACGAGGCATACGCCCGCAACTGCCTGTTCATCAACGGCACGGTCATCGTGCCCGCCGGATTCCCCCGGACCCTGGCTGCAATCAAGGGGCTGGGCAGACCCACCATTGAGCTGGACATGTCCGAATTCCGCAAGCTCGACGGCGGGCTGACCTGTCTTTCGCTCCGGTTCTAG
- the sppA gene encoding signal peptide peptidase SppA, translating to MRLTRTTPLLALILVLALALPGCAPKIKIFTAPTTDPLKEVVLEGDGDGKLALIHLTGFLAAQPRQGMLRSTPSQVQELVSALALAEADTEVKGVVLAIDSPGGTTTASDILYHEIADFKQRTGKKVVVAMFDVAASGGYYAALPADWILAHPTTITGSVGVVFMRPKLHGLFDKIGVDVEVSKSGEDKDMGSPFRPTTPEEAALFQAIIDDYAARFLALVAKHRALTPQNMALVRTARVFTANQALAAGLVDQVGYIQDAFARARALSGLADNARVVTYRRETYPNDNPYNTMTSADPAKASLLGVDASFIMPPRAGFYYVWPQGVDR from the coding sequence ATGCGATTGACGCGGACCACCCCCCTGCTGGCCTTGATTCTCGTTCTGGCCCTGGCCCTGCCCGGCTGCGCGCCGAAAATCAAGATTTTCACGGCCCCGACCACCGACCCGCTCAAGGAAGTGGTCCTTGAAGGCGACGGCGACGGCAAGCTGGCCCTCATCCACCTGACCGGCTTCCTGGCGGCCCAGCCGCGTCAGGGCATGCTGCGCTCCACCCCGAGCCAGGTGCAGGAGCTGGTCAGCGCCCTGGCCCTGGCCGAGGCCGACACCGAGGTCAAGGGCGTGGTCCTGGCCATCGACTCGCCGGGCGGCACCACCACGGCCTCGGACATCCTCTATCACGAGATCGCGGACTTCAAGCAGCGCACGGGCAAGAAGGTGGTGGTGGCCATGTTCGACGTGGCCGCCTCGGGCGGCTACTACGCAGCCCTGCCCGCCGACTGGATACTGGCCCATCCCACCACCATCACCGGCTCGGTGGGCGTGGTCTTCATGCGGCCCAAGCTGCACGGCCTGTTCGACAAGATCGGCGTGGACGTGGAGGTCTCCAAGTCGGGAGAGGACAAGGACATGGGCTCGCCATTCAGGCCCACCACCCCGGAGGAGGCGGCCCTGTTCCAGGCCATCATCGACGACTACGCCGCCCGTTTCCTGGCCCTGGTGGCCAAACACCGCGCCCTGACCCCGCAGAACATGGCCCTGGTGCGCACGGCCCGCGTCTTCACCGCCAATCAGGCCCTGGCCGCAGGGCTCGTGGATCAGGTGGGCTACATCCAGGACGCCTTTGCCAGGGCGCGCGCCCTGTCCGGGCTGGCCGACAACGCCCGCGTCGTGACCTACCGCCGCGAGACCTATCCCAACGACAACCCCTACAACACCATGACCAGCGCCGACCCGGCCAAGGCCTCCCTGCTCGGCGTGGACGCCAGCTTCATCATGCCGCCCAGGGCGGGCTTCTACTACGTCTGGCCCCAGGGCGTGGACCGGTAA
- a CDS encoding SAM hydrolase/SAM-dependent halogenase family protein yields the protein MFTAMKKETPPPRTIGLITDFGLSDPYVGQMRAVLARKAPGCLVVDISHDVAPFNVAQAAFFLAASYEHFPADAVILAVVDPGVGTDRAIVGLEVDGRMLIAPDNGLLALAQKNAWAASIRAFDLSAAMDAPNRVSHTFHGRDVLAPLAAWLALGGKPGELGREIDPETLVSLPWSHPDIRPGRACGHVLHIDRFGNCVLNLEAGSLGVPTGLRLTVPAGGGLTYARTYGDMPEGGPGLLEGSQGFLELAVNQRSAAKQFGLSMGDAIELAWEA from the coding sequence ATGTTCACGGCCATGAAGAAGGAAACCCCGCCGCCCCGGACCATCGGCCTGATTACCGACTTCGGGCTCTCCGACCCCTATGTGGGCCAGATGCGCGCCGTGCTCGCCCGCAAGGCGCCGGGCTGCCTCGTGGTGGACATCTCCCACGACGTGGCCCCGTTCAACGTGGCCCAGGCCGCCTTTTTCCTGGCCGCCAGCTATGAACATTTCCCTGCCGACGCCGTGATCCTGGCCGTGGTCGATCCTGGCGTGGGCACGGACCGGGCCATCGTCGGGCTGGAGGTGGACGGACGGATGCTCATCGCCCCTGACAACGGCCTGCTCGCCCTGGCCCAGAAAAACGCCTGGGCGGCCAGCATCCGCGCCTTTGACCTGAGCGCGGCCATGGACGCCCCGAACCGGGTCTCGCACACCTTTCACGGGCGCGACGTGCTCGCCCCGCTGGCCGCCTGGCTGGCACTCGGCGGCAAGCCCGGCGAACTGGGCCGCGAGATCGACCCAGAAACCCTGGTCAGCCTGCCCTGGAGCCATCCGGACATCCGGCCCGGTCGGGCCTGCGGCCATGTCCTGCACATCGACCGTTTCGGCAACTGCGTGCTCAACCTGGAGGCGGGCAGCCTGGGCGTGCCCACCGGCCTGCGCCTGACCGTGCCCGCCGGAGGCGGGCTGACCTACGCCCGCACCTACGGAGACATGCCGGAGGGCGGCCCCGGCCTGCTCGAAGGCAGCCAGGGATTTCTGGAACTGGCCGTAAACCAGCGTTCGGCGGCCAAACAGTTCGGATTGTCCATGGGCGACGCCATTGAACTGGCCTGGGAGGCATGA
- a CDS encoding universal stress protein, producing MHDENSGTARPVIDPTLTPSGRHKGDDTLDRHLLVALSAHSKAGAGVEFITHFFTAREHIGLTLFHIPASQGAVWAEEASYETLDALETRVAASAGKGRKVVDGVRRTLVAAGFDPEKIADRVVSPQRGKGHDLIREAAQGRYDAVVLGRRAQVGLGEIMDKSLSRHLLEGLSHSISFPLWICRLPEHDRRNVLLCVDGSPPSERMTDHVGFILAREPGHTVTVFHVSPGGEDAPEARAVIDRAVALLAEAGMPEERVVATVRTGANPSRLIEAEYHAGRYAVVAIGSSGSGRGLWDRLFVGSVARTVFDDLSGAALWVCF from the coding sequence ATGCACGACGAGAATTCCGGGACCGCAAGGCCGGTCATTGATCCGACCCTGACCCCGTCCGGCAGGCACAAGGGCGACGACACCCTGGACCGCCATCTGCTCGTGGCCCTGTCCGCGCATTCCAAGGCCGGGGCCGGGGTCGAGTTCATCACCCATTTCTTCACGGCGCGCGAGCACATCGGCCTGACCCTCTTCCATATCCCGGCTTCCCAGGGGGCTGTCTGGGCCGAGGAGGCGTCCTACGAGACCCTGGACGCCCTTGAGACGCGGGTGGCGGCCAGCGCGGGCAAGGGGCGCAAGGTGGTGGACGGCGTCAGGCGCACCCTGGTGGCAGCCGGGTTTGATCCGGAGAAGATCGCGGACCGTGTGGTCTCGCCCCAGAGGGGCAAGGGGCACGATCTCATCCGCGAGGCCGCGCAGGGCCGGTATGACGCCGTGGTCCTGGGCCGCCGGGCGCAGGTGGGCCTGGGCGAGATCATGGACAAGTCCCTGTCGCGCCATCTGCTCGAAGGGCTGTCCCACTCCATCAGCTTTCCCCTGTGGATATGTCGCCTGCCCGAGCATGACCGCCGGAACGTGCTTCTGTGCGTGGATGGCTCGCCGCCCTCGGAGCGAATGACCGATCACGTGGGCTTTATCCTCGCCAGGGAGCCGGGGCATACGGTGACCGTGTTCCACGTCAGCCCCGGCGGGGAGGACGCGCCAGAGGCCCGCGCGGTCATCGACCGGGCCGTGGCCCTGCTGGCCGAGGCGGGCATGCCCGAAGAACGGGTGGTCGCCACCGTCCGCACCGGCGCGAACCCGTCCCGGCTCATCGAGGCCGAGTACCACGCGGGCCGCTACGCCGTGGTGGCCATCGGCAGCTCCGGCTCGGGCCGGGGCCTCTGGGACCGCCTCTTTGTCGGCTCCGTGGCCCGGACCGTGTTCGACGACCTCTCCGGCGCAGCCCTGTGGGTGTGTTTCTAG
- a CDS encoding adenosylcobinamide-GDP ribazoletransferase — MGFFRSFINTLGFLTRLAPARIMAEDEMNRCMVHLPLVGAVLGAAVALPFFLGIFAASPWVQAWLMVVLSLYLTRGLHFDGLADVCDAVTTHADPARFWTVIKDSRAGAFGVIGLVMALGGQIILFHEMLLAGAFGAIVWAFILGRTAAVCLGYAVRHLTRPGLGKLYIDGATLGVALTASALTFGTGVFLVGPLATVGAIVIATLAIMPLRGLAEHVGGANGDFLGCAVILGELSAGLGFVLLG; from the coding sequence ATGGGATTCTTCCGCAGCTTCATCAACACCCTGGGTTTCCTGACCCGGCTGGCCCCGGCCCGGATCATGGCCGAGGACGAAATGAACCGGTGCATGGTCCACCTGCCGCTGGTGGGCGCGGTCCTGGGCGCGGCTGTGGCCCTCCCCTTTTTCCTGGGCATCTTTGCCGCCTCGCCGTGGGTCCAGGCGTGGCTCATGGTAGTCTTGAGCCTCTACCTGACGCGCGGCCTGCATTTCGACGGGCTGGCCGATGTCTGCGACGCAGTCACCACCCACGCCGACCCGGCCCGGTTCTGGACCGTGATCAAGGACAGCCGGGCCGGAGCCTTTGGCGTCATCGGGCTGGTCATGGCCCTGGGCGGCCAGATCATCCTCTTTCATGAGATGCTCCTGGCCGGAGCCTTCGGGGCCATTGTCTGGGCCTTCATCCTGGGCCGCACCGCCGCCGTCTGCCTGGGCTACGCCGTGCGCCACCTGACCCGGCCCGGCCTGGGCAAGCTCTACATCGACGGCGCGACCCTGGGCGTGGCCCTGACCGCCTCGGCCCTGACCTTTGGCACGGGCGTGTTCCTGGTCGGACCGCTGGCGACCGTCGGGGCCATCGTCATCGCCACCCTGGCCATCATGCCCCTGCGCGGGCTGGCCGAGCATGTGGGCGGGGCCAACGGCGACTTCCTGGGCTGTGCCGTGATCCTGGGCGAGCTTTCCGCCGGGCTCGGCTTCGTCCTCCTGGGCTGA
- a CDS encoding YitT family protein, with amino-acid sequence MKQAEISDRFRAMTFGVPWNLMLLTFGSFLIAFAIKAVAVPHGLLTGGMSGIALLCYYVFGGLTTGQWYLLLNLPVFVLGWIFVSRRFFFYSLYGMIATSVFIDIIPWTMPIEDIWLAVLTGGGIMGAGVGVALRSLGSTGGADILAVICKEKFNLSMGSFEFWFNLTGFVAGFAFLDLHIMLYSIAMTFVIALAIEYVMGMFSERKMVIVITGKPDEVRQAILGPLDRGVTMLEGRGGWSGERKQVILTMVSSIQLKRLEELVYTIDPDAFTIMGSGFHVLGRGFSSRKVY; translated from the coding sequence ATGAAACAAGCCGAGATAAGTGACCGTTTTCGCGCCATGACCTTTGGCGTGCCCTGGAACCTGATGCTGCTGACCTTCGGGTCGTTCCTGATCGCCTTTGCGATCAAGGCCGTGGCCGTGCCCCACGGGCTGCTGACCGGCGGCATGTCCGGCATCGCGCTCCTGTGCTACTACGTGTTCGGCGGGTTGACCACGGGCCAGTGGTATCTGCTGCTCAACCTGCCGGTATTCGTGCTCGGCTGGATCTTTGTCAGCAGGCGGTTCTTTTTCTACAGCCTCTACGGCATGATCGCCACATCGGTCTTCATCGACATCATCCCCTGGACCATGCCCATCGAGGACATCTGGCTGGCCGTGCTCACCGGCGGGGGCATCATGGGCGCGGGCGTGGGCGTGGCCCTGCGCTCGCTGGGCTCCACGGGCGGGGCCGACATCCTGGCCGTCATCTGCAAGGAGAAGTTCAACCTCTCCATGGGCAGCTTCGAGTTCTGGTTCAATCTCACAGGCTTTGTGGCGGGCTTCGCCTTTCTCGATCTGCACATCATGCTCTATTCCATCGCCATGACCTTTGTCATCGCCCTGGCCATCGAGTATGTCATGGGCATGTTCAGCGAGCGCAAGATGGTCATCGTCATCACCGGCAAGCCAGACGAGGTGCGCCAGGCCATCCTCGGCCCGCTCGACCGGGGCGTGACCATGCTCGAAGGGCGCGGCGGCTGGTCGGGCGAGCGCAAGCAGGTCATCCTGACCATGGTCTCGTCCATCCAGCTCAAACGGCTGGAGGAGCTGGTCTACACCATTGATCCCGACGCCTTCACCATCATGGGCTCCGGCTTCCACGTGCTGGGCCGCGGTTTTTCATCAAGGAAGGTCTACTGA
- a CDS encoding pyridoxal phosphate-dependent aminotransferase gives MQLISSQMVKYAERSSWIRKMFEEGIRLKQQFGEDAVFDFSLGNPDLPPPPAVKHALAELADQADQPFFLGYMPNFGYPDVRRKLADEVSREQGVAVPADSLVITCGAAGALNSVFRAVLEPGDEVLAPAPYFVEYGFYAENHGATLVTVRSKPLTFELDLAAIDAAITAKTQVVLINSPNNPTGAVYSRRELDGLAAILTRHNQGRDKPIYILSDEPYRFLAFDGVEVPSLLPIYPYSIVCSSFSKNLSMAGERIGYALINPAIEGREKLVGAVVMANRILGFVNAPALAQKLLGKALGSSVDVAVYDARRKAMAQVLDKAGIRYTMPRGAFYFFPEAPGGDDVAFCATLQEEKILAVPGTGFGYPGFFRLAFCVGEEIIARSADAFVRAVTRTA, from the coding sequence ATGCAGCTCATATCGTCCCAGATGGTCAAGTACGCGGAACGCTCGTCCTGGATCCGCAAGATGTTCGAGGAAGGGATCAGGCTGAAACAGCAGTTCGGCGAGGACGCGGTCTTCGACTTCAGCCTGGGCAACCCGGACCTGCCGCCGCCCCCGGCGGTCAAACACGCCCTGGCCGAGCTGGCCGATCAGGCGGACCAGCCTTTTTTTCTCGGCTACATGCCCAACTTCGGCTACCCGGACGTGCGCCGCAAACTGGCCGACGAGGTCTCCCGCGAACAGGGCGTGGCCGTGCCTGCGGACAGTCTGGTCATCACCTGCGGCGCGGCGGGCGCGCTCAACTCGGTCTTCCGGGCCGTGCTCGAACCGGGCGACGAAGTGCTTGCCCCGGCCCCGTATTTCGTGGAGTACGGCTTCTACGCCGAAAACCACGGGGCCACGCTGGTCACGGTGCGCTCCAAGCCCCTCACCTTTGAGCTGGACCTTGCAGCCATCGACGCGGCCATTACCGCCAAAACCCAGGTGGTGCTCATCAACTCGCCCAACAACCCCACGGGCGCGGTCTACTCGCGCCGGGAGCTGGACGGGCTGGCCGCCATCCTGACCCGGCACAACCAGGGCCGCGACAAACCCATCTACATCCTCTCGGACGAACCCTACCGTTTCCTCGCCTTTGACGGGGTCGAGGTGCCGAGCCTGCTTCCCATCTACCCCTATTCCATCGTCTGCTCGTCCTTCTCAAAAAACCTGAGCATGGCGGGCGAGCGCATCGGCTACGCCCTGATCAACCCGGCCATCGAAGGGCGTGAAAAGCTCGTGGGCGCGGTGGTCATGGCCAACCGCATCCTCGGCTTTGTCAACGCCCCGGCCCTGGCCCAGAAGCTGCTCGGCAAGGCGCTGGGCAGCTCGGTGGACGTGGCCGTGTACGACGCCCGGCGCAAGGCCATGGCCCAGGTGCTGGACAAGGCTGGCATCCGCTACACCATGCCGCGCGGCGCGTTCTACTTCTTCCCCGAGGCACCGGGCGGCGACGACGTGGCTTTTTGCGCCACCCTGCAGGAGGAGAAGATCCTGGCCGTGCCGGGCACGGGTTTCGGCTATCCCGGCTTTTTCCGCCTCGCCTTCTGCGTGGGCGAGGAGATCATCGCCCGCTCCGCCGACGCCTTTGTCCGGGCCGTGACCAGGACCGCCTGA
- a CDS encoding GAF domain-containing protein — protein sequence MGYAMRHVFLIALAFLAVIASPAQAGAGLPDALQSHSAMVLLVDPADGLIVDANDAAAAFYGYGLEQLRTMRIQEINQLAPEEVAAEFRRAREEQRNYFVFPHRLASGAVRTVEVHSSPFVDASGQTLLLSIIHDATGKMLLEKELLRYQTRMEELVALRTDALLKERSQKQWIALGAGGVLVISLALVVIALMLRRSRDQLALNGERQELLLDLDKMVNASQQELLDFALEASLKAAQSRIAFVGLLDDDESGMALHAWSKDVLIGCGVQDTLIHFPIVQAGLWGDCVRHRRPFFVNDYTVDHPGRKGCPTGHVPIIRMLAVPVFYKERIVAVVTVANKEGDYTGSDSQALTVLLQRVWSRLLRNRDKDSLLAANREIELLLGAIPSMLVRISPDKAVVRWNETANALFGVEASRVLGRPLGVCPLSWQWPVVEEAIEACILAGEPVSVPDLRFVNAEGKPGVLELIVSAIRSDDDRLVGVLIQGRDVTRLRQMESQLLQAQKLEAIGQLAAGIAHEINTPAQFVGDNVQFLRQAFEDLQPVLNLFGELLAAAGAGRVPGPLLERARAMAEDLDMDFLRKELPLSIEHIQEGIGRISNVVRSMKEYAHPGGREKLLTDLNRMLENTLVVARSEYKYVADLEMDLDPDLPQVICLTDDIKQAFLNVVINATHAIQEKIGSNPQERGRIRISTAQSGDHVEIRISDTGTGIPESIRSRVFDPFFTTKPVGKGTGQGLSIVYSTIVDKHAGTITFETEEGKGTTFIIRLPVEKDTAFHP from the coding sequence ATGGGATACGCTATGCGGCATGTTTTCCTGATCGCTCTTGCTTTTCTTGCGGTCATCGCATCCCCGGCCCAGGCCGGGGCCGGGCTGCCCGACGCGTTGCAGAGCCACAGCGCCATGGTCCTGCTCGTCGACCCGGCGGACGGGCTCATCGTGGACGCCAACGACGCGGCAGCGGCTTTTTACGGATATGGCCTGGAGCAATTGCGCACCATGCGCATCCAGGAGATCAACCAGCTCGCTCCTGAGGAGGTGGCTGCCGAGTTCCGGCGTGCCAGGGAGGAGCAGCGCAACTACTTCGTCTTCCCGCATCGGCTTGCCAGCGGAGCCGTGCGTACTGTGGAGGTCCACAGCTCGCCCTTTGTCGATGCTTCGGGCCAGACCTTGCTGCTCTCCATCATCCACGACGCCACCGGGAAAATGCTCCTGGAAAAGGAACTGCTGCGGTACCAGACCCGCATGGAGGAACTGGTGGCCCTGCGGACCGATGCGCTGCTCAAGGAGCGCTCGCAGAAGCAGTGGATAGCCCTTGGAGCCGGGGGAGTGCTGGTGATTTCCCTGGCCCTGGTCGTGATCGCGCTGATGTTGCGCCGCTCCAGGGATCAGCTGGCGCTCAACGGCGAGCGTCAGGAATTGCTGCTCGATCTGGACAAGATGGTCAACGCCTCGCAGCAGGAACTGCTGGATTTTGCCCTGGAGGCCTCCCTCAAGGCGGCCCAAAGCCGCATCGCCTTTGTCGGGCTGCTTGATGACGACGAGTCGGGCATGGCCTTGCATGCCTGGTCCAAAGACGTCCTGATCGGGTGCGGGGTCCAGGATACGCTGATCCATTTTCCCATTGTCCAGGCCGGCCTCTGGGGCGACTGCGTCCGGCACCGGCGTCCGTTTTTCGTCAACGATTACACGGTGGATCACCCCGGCAGGAAAGGATGCCCGACAGGGCATGTGCCCATCATCCGGATGCTGGCCGTGCCGGTCTTCTACAAGGAGCGTATCGTGGCCGTGGTCACGGTGGCCAACAAGGAGGGCGACTACACCGGGTCGGATTCGCAGGCCCTGACGGTGCTGTTGCAGCGGGTGTGGTCGCGTCTGCTCCGCAACCGGGACAAGGACTCCCTGCTGGCGGCCAACCGGGAGATCGAGCTGCTGCTGGGGGCCATTCCCAGCATGCTTGTGCGCATCAGTCCCGACAAGGCGGTGGTGCGCTGGAACGAGACGGCCAATGCCCTGTTCGGTGTGGAAGCCTCCAGAGTCCTGGGCAGGCCCCTTGGCGTGTGTCCGCTTTCGTGGCAGTGGCCTGTGGTGGAGGAGGCCATCGAGGCATGCATCCTGGCGGGCGAACCCGTGTCAGTCCCTGATCTGCGCTTTGTCAACGCCGAGGGCAAGCCAGGAGTGCTTGAACTGATCGTGAGCGCCATCCGCAGCGATGACGACAGGCTGGTGGGCGTTCTTATTCAGGGGCGCGATGTGACCCGGCTGCGCCAGATGGAAAGCCAGCTGCTCCAGGCCCAGAAGCTGGAGGCCATAGGCCAGCTGGCCGCGGGCATCGCCCACGAGATCAACACGCCGGCCCAGTTCGTGGGCGACAATGTCCAGTTTCTCCGGCAGGCCTTCGAGGACCTGCAACCCGTGCTGAACCTCTTCGGCGAGCTGCTGGCCGCCGCTGGGGCAGGCCGGGTCCCCGGGCCGCTGCTTGAGCGGGCGCGGGCCATGGCCGAGGACCTGGACATGGACTTCCTGCGCAAGGAGCTGCCCCTGTCCATAGAACATATCCAGGAGGGCATAGGGCGGATCAGCAACGTGGTCCGGTCCATGAAGGAATACGCGCATCCCGGCGGCAGGGAGAAATTGCTGACCGACCTCAACAGGATGCTGGAGAACACCCTGGTGGTGGCCCGCAGCGAGTACAAGTATGTGGCCGATCTGGAGATGGACCTTGATCCCGACCTGCCCCAGGTCATCTGCCTGACCGACGACATCAAGCAGGCCTTTCTCAATGTGGTCATCAACGCCACCCACGCCATTCAGGAGAAGATCGGCTCCAATCCGCAGGAGCGTGGCCGCATCCGCATCAGCACGGCCCAATCCGGCGATCATGTGGAGATCCGCATCAGCGATACCGGAACCGGCATCCCCGAATCCATCCGTTCGCGCGTGTTCGACCCGTTTTTCACCACCAAGCCCGTGGGCAAGGGCACGGGCCAGGGGCTGAGCATCGTCTATTCCACCATCGTGGACAAGCACGCGGGCACGATCACTTTTGAAACCGAAGAAGGCAAGGGCACAACCTTCATTATCCGTTTGCCCGTGGAAAAAGACACCGCCTTTCATCCCTGA